A single Vitis riparia cultivar Riparia Gloire de Montpellier isolate 1030 unplaced genomic scaffold, EGFV_Vit.rip_1.0 scaffold822_pilon_pilon, whole genome shotgun sequence DNA region contains:
- the LOC117910708 gene encoding probable nitronate monooxygenase, translating to MGWKGVLGFEYGVVQAPLGPDISGPELVAAVANAGAIGFLRAPDWETPDYLRGLIKKTRTLTDKPFGVAVILAFPHEENMKAILAEKVAVLQVSWGDVREELVHEAHCAGVKVVPQVGSFEEARKAIDVGVDAIIVQGREAGGHVIGQDGLISLLPRVVDLVGDRDIPVIAAGGIVDERGYVAALALGAQGICLGTRFVATEESYAHPIYKRKLLELDETEYTNVFGRARWPGAPQRVLETPFFKDWKSLPAHESEINQPLIGHSTINGMEKDIRRFSGTVPNRTTTGDIESMVLYAGEGVGLIKEILPAAEVVKRLVEGAQLLIHQQFGGLKSKDEVA from the exons ATGGGTTGGAAAGGTGTTCTAGGGTTCGAATACGGCGTAGTTCAGGCGCCGCTGGGTCCCGACATCTCAGGCCCGGAGCTCGTTGCTGCTGTTGCTAATGCCGGCGCTATCGGCTTCCTCAGGGCTCCTGATTGG GAGACACCGGATTACTTGAGGGGGCTGATAAAGAAGACTAGAACATTAACTGATAAACCTTTTGGGGTGGCTGTTATCCTTGCATTTCCCCATGAGGAAAATATGAAGGCCATACTGGCTGAGAAGGTAGCCGTATTGCAGGTCTCCTGGGGTGATGTCCGGGAGGAGCTTGTACATGAAGCTCATTGTGCTGGGGTCAAGGTTGTTCCCCAG GTTGGGAGTTTTGAAGAAGCGAGAAAGGCAATTGATGTGGGTGTAGATGCAATTATCGTCCAAGGACGTGAAGCAGGAGGTCATGTAATTGGTCAG GATGGATTGATTTCACTGTTGCCACGAGTAGTTGACCTTGTTGGGGATCGAGACATACCGGTAATTGCTGCTGGGGGTATTGTTGATGAGCGTGGATATGTTGCTGCTTTGGCTCTTGGTGCCCAAGGCATCTGCCTAGGCACAag GTTTGTGGCAACGGAGGAAAGCTATGCGCACCCTATATACAAGAGAAAGTTACTTGAACTTGATGAAACCGAGTACACAAATGTATTTGGCCGGGCGAGGTGGCCTGGTGCGCCACAACGTGTTCTAGAAACGCCCTTCTTCAAGGATTGGAAATCCCTTCCTGCTCATGAAAGTGAGATCAATCAACCGCTCATCGGTCATTCAACGATAAATGGCATG GAAAAAGATATTCGCCGTTTTTCGGGTACCGTTccaaataggacaacaacaGGTGATATCGAGAGCATGGTGTTGTATGCAGGCGAAGGTGTAGGCCTCATCAAGGAGATTCTGCCTGCAGCTGAAGTGGTAAAGAGGCTAGTTGAAGGAGCTCAACTTCTCATCCACCAACAGTTTGGTGGTCTAAAATCTAAGGATGAGGTTGCCTAA